The following are encoded in a window of Lacinutrix sp. WUR7 genomic DNA:
- a CDS encoding Ig-like domain-containing protein, producing the protein MKFKMRNTLSNLILILTIGFIIVSCANRGNPSGGPKDVTPPQIVKSIPENYSTNFNGKEIKIYFDEYVKIKNLSKQLIISPPMDPAPEVTPLGTASKYITIKINDTLLDNTTYAFNFGNSITDNNEENPYSYYKYILSTGSYIDSLSVKGEISDAILRKPDDFVSVRLYEIDSTFNDSIVYNKLPKYVTNTLDSTTTFSIDNIKAGKYMLIALKDANEDNKFQQLTDKIGFYKNYITVPTDSTFSLKLFKEEADFTIIRPRLVAGEKIAFGYRGDYKNTAINITSVVPEDFIHTITKDAKTDSLNYWYKPRLKDTDSLLFTVKNKNYSEDFTVKISDQPRDTLKIEAITKGSLNFKDDFKLTANIPLVNFNEQKLTILDKDSLKVAYKTALDTLNNTYSFAFDKTEDNKYAIQVLPEAFTDFFNNKNDTLNYKVSTKNFADYGNVRITLNNAKYPVIAQLTDDKGEIKAEVYSTEPEPLDFRHLDPAKYYLRVIFDANKNQKYDSGNYLKKRQAERISHFPNALEIRSSWDLIEEFTLLD; encoded by the coding sequence ATGAAATTTAAAATGCGTAATACCTTATCCAATTTAATTTTAATTCTAACCATAGGCTTCATTATAGTTAGTTGTGCTAATAGAGGAAATCCTAGTGGTGGACCAAAGGACGTTACTCCTCCTCAAATTGTAAAATCTATTCCAGAAAATTATTCTACAAATTTTAATGGTAAAGAAATTAAGATCTATTTTGATGAGTATGTAAAAATTAAAAACCTAAGCAAACAACTTATTATATCACCACCAATGGATCCTGCTCCAGAAGTTACGCCTCTTGGTACAGCAAGTAAATACATCACTATTAAAATTAACGACACCTTACTAGATAATACAACCTATGCTTTTAACTTTGGAAATAGCATAACAGATAACAACGAAGAAAACCCATATTCTTATTATAAATATATTTTATCGACAGGAAGTTATATCGATTCCCTTTCTGTTAAAGGTGAAATTTCTGATGCTATTTTACGTAAGCCAGATGATTTTGTTTCTGTACGTCTATACGAGATAGACTCTACTTTTAACGATTCTATTGTTTACAATAAACTACCAAAATATGTAACCAATACTTTAGATAGCACAACTACATTTAGTATCGATAACATAAAAGCAGGAAAGTATATGCTTATTGCTTTAAAAGATGCTAATGAAGACAATAAATTTCAGCAATTAACAGACAAAATAGGTTTTTATAAAAATTATATTACGGTACCAACAGATTCTACTTTTTCTCTAAAACTATTTAAAGAAGAAGCAGATTTCACTATAATTAGACCACGTTTAGTTGCTGGCGAAAAAATAGCTTTTGGTTACCGCGGAGATTATAAAAACACAGCAATTAATATTACTTCTGTAGTGCCAGAAGATTTTATTCATACCATTACAAAAGACGCCAAAACAGATTCTTTAAACTACTGGTACAAACCAAGACTAAAAGATACGGATTCTTTACTTTTTACTGTGAAAAACAAAAATTACAGCGAAGATTTTACAGTTAAAATTAGCGACCAGCCAAGAGATACTTTAAAAATAGAAGCAATAACGAAAGGAAGTTTAAACTTTAAAGACGATTTTAAATTAACAGCAAATATTCCGTTGGTAAATTTTAACGAACAAAAGCTTACTATTTTAGATAAAGACTCCCTAAAAGTAGCATATAAAACAGCATTAGACACACTTAATAACACCTATTCTTTTGCTTTTGATAAAACGGAAGACAACAAATATGCTATTCAAGTTTTACCAGAAGCTTTTACCGATTTTTTTAACAATAAAAACGATACTTTAAATTATAAAGTAAGCACAAAAAACTTTGCGGATTATGGTAATGTAAGAATAACTTTAAATAATGCTAAATACCCTGTAATAGCGCAATTAACAGATGATAAAGGTGAAATAAAAGCAGAAGTTTATAGCACAGAACCAGAACCTTTGGATTTTAGACATCTAGATCCTGCAAAATATTATTTGCGTGTTATTTTTGATGCTAATAAAAATCAAAAATATGATTCTGGAAACTATTTAAAAAAGCGCCAAGCAGAACGTATTAGTCATTTCCCTAATGCATTAGAAATAAGGTCTAGTTGGGATTTAATAGAAGAATTTACGCTATTAGATTAA
- a CDS encoding amidohydrolase — protein sequence MQEKLKIALIQSDLVWENPKENRMHFTEKITSISQEVDLIILPEMFTTGFTMHASNLAESMEGESVKWMLEMAKTSNAAIVGSLIITEDNKYYNRLLFVHPEGKIEIYDKRHTFTLAGEDKVYQAGNKKIVVAYKGWEICPLVCYDLRFPVWARNTEDYDLLLYVANWPKPRITAWDALLKARAIENMTYCVGVNRVGLDINNYEYSGSSAVYDVLGEKISNIALGKEQTEIVSLDKNHIKKYRDRLQFLGDKDAFNLIA from the coding sequence ATGCAAGAAAAATTAAAAATAGCACTTATACAGTCCGATTTAGTTTGGGAAAACCCAAAAGAGAATAGAATGCATTTTACGGAAAAAATCACATCTATTTCGCAAGAAGTAGATCTCATTATTCTTCCAGAAATGTTTACTACAGGCTTTACCATGCATGCTTCCAATCTTGCAGAAAGCATGGAAGGAGAAAGCGTGAAATGGATGCTAGAAATGGCTAAAACAAGTAATGCTGCTATTGTTGGAAGCTTAATAATTACAGAAGACAACAAATACTACAACCGACTTTTATTTGTACATCCAGAAGGGAAAATAGAAATCTATGATAAGCGACATACCTTCACGCTTGCTGGAGAAGATAAAGTGTATCAAGCAGGAAATAAAAAAATAGTAGTAGCTTATAAAGGTTGGGAAATTTGCCCTTTGGTGTGTTACGATTTGCGTTTTCCGGTTTGGGCAAGAAACACCGAAGATTATGATTTATTATTGTATGTTGCCAATTGGCCAAAACCTAGAATTACTGCTTGGGATGCTTTGCTAAAAGCTAGAGCAATAGAAAACATGACGTATTGCGTTGGTGTAAATAGAGTAGGTTTAGATATTAACAATTACGAATATTCAGGAAGCTCGGCTGTTTACGATGTTTTAGGTGAAAAAATATCGAATATCGCTTTAGGTAAAGAGCAAACAGAAATAGTTTCTCTAGACAAAAATCATATAAAAAAATATCGAGACAGATTGCAGTTTTTAGGGGATAAAGATGCGTTTAATCTAATAGCGTAA
- a CDS encoding DUF3575 domain-containing protein, producing MKKALLGLLLFTSFATFAQEDVQEEKVKHSEIKINAFNLILFKSIDVSYEYLLDSESSIGASVLINLRDTDSGEDIYYNEKLAITPYYRRYFSSKYAWGFFLEAFGMYNVQDDVYEEYNYNMISDQYEYTTSDETSNNLAFGMAVGGKFVSKKGFLFEVFGGVGRNIIQSNEIIASEFVPRLGATFGWRF from the coding sequence ATGAAAAAAGCCCTTTTAGGATTATTGTTATTTACCTCTTTTGCAACTTTTGCGCAAGAAGATGTACAAGAAGAAAAAGTAAAACACAGTGAAATAAAGATAAATGCTTTTAATCTTATTTTGTTTAAATCTATAGATGTCTCTTATGAATATTTATTAGATTCAGAATCTTCTATAGGCGCTTCTGTATTAATCAATTTAAGAGATACCGATTCTGGGGAAGATATTTATTATAACGAAAAACTTGCCATCACGCCATATTATAGACGTTACTTTTCAAGCAAATATGCTTGGGGATTTTTCTTAGAAGCTTTTGGAATGTATAACGTACAAGATGATGTCTATGAAGAATACAATTACAATATGATTTCTGACCAATACGAATACACCACATCGGACGAAACCTCTAACAATCTAGCTTTTGGAATGGCAGTTGGCGGAAAATTTGTTAGCAAAAAAGGATTCTTATTTGAAGTATTTGGAGGTGTAGGTAGAAATATTATTCAATCTAACGAGATAATTGCAAGTGAATTTGTACCACGTTTAGGTGCAACTTTTGGTTGGAGATTTTAA
- a CDS encoding ComF family protein, translating to MFQAVIDLFFPKVCYACYSHLQDSEIYICTSCRHNFPVTNYHFNANSTVEKVFYGRAKVEQATALLRFEKKGVVQQLIHNLKYKGYEEIGTFLGEWLGNELKELDTFKEVDVVIPVPLHKKKLKKRGYNQVSKFGQEIAKSLQVDYNDRSLIKITNTKSQVTKRRFARWQADHELFALENPELIENKHILLVDDIITTGATLESCIQVLNKAQNVKISIATMAIVP from the coding sequence ATGTTCCAGGCTGTTATAGATTTGTTCTTTCCAAAGGTGTGCTATGCATGCTATTCCCACTTACAAGATTCTGAAATATATATTTGTACTTCTTGCAGACACAACTTTCCTGTAACGAATTATCACTTTAACGCAAATAGCACTGTAGAAAAAGTGTTTTATGGTCGTGCAAAAGTAGAACAGGCCACAGCATTGCTTCGTTTTGAAAAAAAAGGCGTTGTGCAACAGCTTATTCATAATTTAAAATATAAAGGTTATGAAGAAATAGGTACCTTTTTAGGAGAATGGCTTGGTAACGAATTAAAAGAATTAGATACTTTTAAAGAAGTAGATGTTGTTATCCCAGTGCCTTTACATAAAAAGAAGCTAAAAAAAAGAGGTTATAATCAAGTATCTAAATTTGGACAAGAAATAGCAAAATCTTTGCAAGTAGATTACAATGACAGATCTTTAATAAAAATAACAAATACAAAATCTCAAGTGACTAAAAGACGATTTGCACGTTGGCAAGCAGACCATGAACTTTTTGCATTAGAAAATCCCGAATTAATAGAAAACAAACATATTTTACTTGTGGATGATATTATTACTACTGGAGCAACGTTAGAGTCTTGCATACAAGTGTTAAATAAAGCCCAAAATGTTAAAATAAGTATAGCAACCATGGCAATAGTACCTTAA
- a CDS encoding glycine--tRNA ligase: MANQDDQFKKVISHAKEYGYVFQSSEIYDGLSAVYDYAQNGAELKKNIRDYWWKAMVQMNDNIVGIDASIFMHPTTWKASGHVDAFSDPLIDNKDSNKRYRADVLVEDYCAKIETKMEKEVKKAEKRFGESFNKEEFISTNGRVLGYQEKIDTILKRLGKSLEAEDLADVKLLIEELEIADPLTGSRNWTDVKQFNLMFGTKLGASAETAMDLYLRPETAQGIFVNFLNVQKTGRMKIPFGIAQTGKAFRNEIVARQFIFRMREFEQMEMQFFIKPGTQKEWFDKWKETRMKWHLSLGMGAENYRFHDHEKLAHYADAATDIEFKFPFGFKELEGIHSRTDFDLKQHEEFSGKKLQYFDHEENKSYTPYVLETSIGLDRMFLAVFSNALMEEELENNTTRTVLKLPAVLAPVKAAIFPLVKKDGLPEVAKQIVEDLKWDFNVFYDEKDAVGKRYRRQDANGTPFCITVDHETLENNTVTIRHRDTMEQKRVKIEDLKDLIKAEIDVKHWLMKMK, translated from the coding sequence ATGGCAAATCAAGACGATCAATTTAAAAAAGTAATCTCTCATGCAAAAGAGTATGGTTACGTTTTCCAGAGTAGTGAAATTTACGATGGATTAAGTGCAGTATATGACTATGCTCAAAATGGAGCAGAGCTTAAAAAGAACATTCGCGACTACTGGTGGAAAGCCATGGTGCAAATGAATGATAATATAGTAGGAATAGATGCATCCATATTTATGCATCCTACAACATGGAAAGCTTCTGGCCACGTTGATGCTTTTAGTGATCCATTAATTGACAACAAAGATTCTAATAAAAGATATCGTGCAGATGTTTTAGTGGAAGATTATTGCGCTAAAATTGAAACGAAGATGGAAAAGGAAGTAAAAAAGGCGGAAAAGCGTTTTGGAGAATCCTTTAATAAAGAAGAATTTATTTCTACTAACGGAAGAGTTTTAGGATATCAAGAAAAAATAGATACGATTTTAAAACGCTTAGGGAAATCTCTGGAAGCGGAAGATTTAGCAGATGTGAAATTGCTAATTGAAGAATTAGAAATCGCAGATCCTTTAACGGGAAGTAGAAATTGGACAGACGTGAAGCAGTTTAACCTTATGTTTGGAACCAAACTAGGTGCTTCTGCAGAAACTGCAATGGATTTATACTTGCGTCCGGAAACAGCACAAGGAATTTTTGTAAACTTCTTGAATGTGCAAAAAACAGGAAGAATGAAAATTCCTTTTGGTATCGCACAAACAGGAAAAGCATTTAGAAACGAAATTGTTGCAAGACAGTTTATCTTTAGAATGCGTGAGTTTGAACAAATGGAAATGCAATTCTTTATTAAACCAGGAACACAAAAAGAATGGTTTGATAAATGGAAAGAAACCAGAATGAAATGGCATCTTTCTTTAGGAATGGGAGCAGAGAACTATCGTTTTCATGACCACGAAAAATTAGCACATTATGCAGATGCTGCAACAGATATTGAGTTTAAATTCCCTTTCGGATTTAAAGAATTAGAAGGAATTCACTCGCGTACCGATTTCGATTTAAAACAACACGAAGAATTTTCAGGTAAGAAGCTTCAGTATTTTGATCATGAAGAAAACAAAAGCTATACACCTTATGTTTTAGAAACTTCTATTGGTTTAGACAGAATGTTTTTAGCGGTGTTTTCTAATGCTTTAATGGAAGAAGAACTAGAAAACAATACTACAAGAACCGTTTTAAAATTACCAGCAGTTTTAGCTCCTGTAAAAGCAGCAATCTTTCCTTTAGTAAAAAAGGATGGTTTGCCAGAAGTAGCAAAACAAATTGTAGAAGATTTAAAATGGGATTTCAATGTTTTTTATGACGAAAAAGATGCCGTAGGAAAGCGTTACAGACGTCAAGATGCGAATGGAACACCATTTTGTATTACTGTAGATCATGAAACTTTAGAAAATAACACGGTTACTATAAGACATAGAGATACTATGGAACAAAAACGTGTAAAAATCGAAGATTTAAAAGACTTGATTAAAGCAGAGATCGATGTGAAACATTGGCTAATGAAAATGAAATAA
- a CDS encoding methionine aminotransferase: protein MQHTSKLPNVGTTIFSVMSALANQHNAINLSQGFPGFSSDKKLMDLVTKAMHSGYNQYAPMPGNMELRQRIANKFDFLYGTSYNPETEITVTAGATQAIFTIISAFVRQEDEVIIFKPAYDCYQPAIELQGAKTISIQLNAPNYKVDWNAVEQKINRKTKMIIINSPQNPSGSIFSEADMLQLQALTENTNIIVLSDEVYEHIIFDGEKHQSACLFSDLKARSFITASFGKTFHNTGWKIGYCCAPKELMEEFRKVHQFNVFSVNHPMQKGLADYLKEPSHYLELSGFYQEKRDLFLSLVKDSRFKFKAAKGTYFQVLDFSEITQEYDVDFAKRLTIENGLASIPLSVFNDNNKDDKVLRFCFAKTEDTLKKAAEILNKM from the coding sequence ATGCAACATACATCTAAACTGCCTAACGTAGGCACCACCATTTTTTCTGTAATGAGCGCTTTGGCAAACCAACACAATGCTATTAATTTATCGCAAGGATTTCCTGGTTTTAGTAGTGATAAAAAACTAATGGATTTGGTGACAAAGGCTATGCATTCCGGTTATAACCAATATGCGCCAATGCCTGGAAATATGGAATTAAGGCAACGTATTGCTAATAAATTTGACTTCTTATATGGCACGAGCTATAATCCGGAAACGGAAATAACAGTTACAGCAGGAGCAACGCAGGCTATTTTTACTATTATTTCGGCATTTGTAAGACAGGAGGATGAAGTCATTATTTTTAAACCAGCTTACGATTGTTACCAACCAGCAATAGAATTACAAGGTGCAAAAACGATTTCTATACAATTAAATGCGCCAAATTATAAAGTAGATTGGAATGCTGTAGAACAGAAAATCAACAGGAAAACCAAGATGATTATTATTAATTCACCGCAAAATCCTAGTGGTAGTATTTTTTCGGAAGCCGATATGTTACAGCTTCAAGCGCTTACTGAAAATACAAACATAATTGTATTGAGTGATGAAGTGTACGAACATATTATTTTTGATGGTGAAAAACACCAAAGCGCCTGTTTGTTTTCAGATTTAAAAGCCAGAAGTTTTATAACGGCGTCTTTTGGGAAAACATTTCATAATACAGGATGGAAAATCGGGTATTGTTGTGCGCCAAAAGAACTGATGGAAGAGTTTAGAAAAGTGCATCAATTTAATGTGTTTTCGGTAAATCATCCGATGCAAAAAGGATTGGCAGATTATCTGAAAGAGCCAAGTCATTATTTAGAGCTTTCGGGCTTTTATCAAGAGAAAAGAGATTTGTTTTTAAGTTTGGTAAAAGATTCGCGTTTTAAGTTTAAAGCTGCAAAAGGAACGTATTTTCAGGTTTTAGATTTTTCTGAAATTACACAAGAATACGATGTGGATTTTGCAAAGCGATTAACTATTGAAAATGGTTTAGCGTCCATTCCATTATCGGTTTTTAACGATAATAATAAAGATGATAAGGTATTGCGTTTTTGTTTTGCGAAAACGGAAGACACTTTAAAAAAAGCTGCCGAAATATTAAATAAAATGTAA